The following are encoded together in the Adhaeribacter arboris genome:
- a CDS encoding ferritin-like domain-containing protein — METAEQKIVSTLQELTQFINDGHKGYEHAAKETTNPQLRQLYQTLAGQRAEFAQELNEIIKNHGGTAQTSTTTKGKIFRQWIDAKAALTNRDDNNILSSNLYGEEWAQKAYNNALQQPDLPQPIRQLVERQKLALEQTYQTLQKLKDAD; from the coding sequence ATGGAAACAGCTGAACAAAAAATAGTTAGTACCCTGCAAGAACTTACTCAGTTCATAAACGATGGCCACAAAGGGTATGAACATGCCGCTAAAGAAACCACTAATCCGCAGCTCCGGCAGCTTTACCAAACCTTAGCGGGCCAACGAGCCGAGTTTGCCCAGGAGTTGAACGAAATAATCAAAAACCACGGCGGTACTGCCCAAACCAGTACTACCACCAAAGGCAAAATCTTCCGGCAATGGATAGATGCCAAAGCGGCTCTTACCAACCGCGACGATAACAATATATTAAGTTCTAACCTGTACGGCGAAGAGTGGGCTCAGAAAGCATACAACAATGCCTTACAGCAACCCGATTTACCCCAGCCTATTCGCCAATTGGTAGAACGGCAAAAACTAGCTTTAGAACAAACGTACCAAACTTTGCAAAAATTGAAAGATGCCGACTAA
- a CDS encoding T9SS type A sorting domain-containing protein — MAKWPTIEKSGYRTGAAFRGGGAALIGRTIHVFGGFSPTTCIDQNKYHLTLDVDKWISSPSSAKWENKSAPMPIPRNHLSTAVLGGKIYAIGGQYRHDCDATEQVFVHSYNPIANTWTRLTNLPAPRSHNEMGTFPVDGKIYVVAGQGSSNAGQNTVLVLTPEGNNGLGSWANATQFKLPNTYFGISSKVVGSKIIISHGALNSSVSNERRETYTANFTRHTPYKFGFVAKCFSKAVNTNTKVVIKNLLYTIEGKKTYSLTSNANWLKVTKRATGTAIPTGVDMEATIDATGLAKGSYSATVTIKGTGTGTTFTSASFCVNVTVGGSTSSQQVVSYTLVNADTNKDIQTISDGATLNLANFSTKNLSIRANTSPSTVGSVKLVLSGTRLHTRTESSPPYALFGENSGDYVGWVPAEGSYSLQATPYSGASGNGASGTSLTLSFKVSNSGSSQPLGALQTSISRKIPVTRSVTQREKQSLNLQVYPNPSSGGVLHVQVNGYSSQETVNILLHDALGRMVQSKTLYLHANGSAQTEIPVQNYKRGYYIISAQGRSGRKQMKVLVE; from the coding sequence GTGGCTAAATGGCCCACAATTGAAAAATCCGGCTACCGGACAGGCGCTGCCTTTAGGGGGGGTGGAGCCGCATTAATTGGCCGTACCATCCACGTTTTTGGCGGTTTTTCGCCAACTACCTGCATCGACCAGAACAAATACCACTTAACCTTAGACGTAGATAAATGGATTTCCAGCCCCTCCTCGGCCAAATGGGAAAACAAAAGCGCGCCTATGCCTATCCCGCGTAATCATTTGAGTACAGCCGTATTAGGAGGTAAAATTTACGCTATTGGCGGCCAATACCGGCACGACTGCGACGCTACTGAACAAGTATTTGTTCATTCCTACAACCCCATAGCGAATACCTGGACTCGACTTACCAATTTACCGGCTCCGCGCTCGCACAACGAAATGGGCACGTTTCCGGTAGATGGAAAAATTTACGTAGTTGCCGGACAAGGCTCTTCTAATGCCGGGCAAAATACGGTATTGGTCCTTACCCCGGAAGGAAACAATGGTCTGGGTTCCTGGGCAAATGCGACTCAGTTTAAATTACCTAATACGTATTTTGGCATATCCAGTAAAGTTGTTGGCAGTAAAATAATTATCTCGCACGGGGCCTTAAACTCTAGTGTTTCTAATGAACGTAGAGAAACTTATACGGCCAATTTTACCCGCCATACACCTTACAAGTTTGGGTTTGTGGCCAAGTGTTTCAGCAAAGCCGTAAATACCAATACAAAAGTGGTAATTAAGAATCTGCTCTATACAATCGAAGGAAAAAAAACGTATAGTTTAACTTCTAATGCTAACTGGCTTAAAGTAACCAAACGTGCCACAGGAACGGCTATTCCAACCGGAGTAGATATGGAAGCTACCATAGATGCTACCGGCTTAGCTAAAGGAAGTTACTCGGCTACTGTTACGATTAAAGGAACCGGAACGGGTACCACTTTTACAAGCGCCAGTTTTTGCGTAAATGTAACGGTAGGTGGCAGTACTTCTAGTCAGCAGGTAGTTAGTTATACTTTAGTAAATGCCGATACGAATAAAGATATTCAAACTATTTCGGATGGGGCAACCTTAAACTTAGCTAATTTCTCTACTAAGAACCTGAGCATCCGGGCAAATACTAGCCCTAGCACCGTTGGCAGCGTAAAATTGGTGCTTTCCGGTACCAGATTGCATACCAGAACCGAAAGTAGCCCACCCTATGCCTTATTTGGAGAAAATAGCGGAGACTACGTCGGCTGGGTACCTGCGGAAGGTAGTTATTCTTTACAGGCAACTCCGTACTCCGGAGCGAGCGGAAACGGCGCGTCCGGCACTTCGTTAACCCTATCGTTTAAAGTAAGCAACTCCGGTAGCAGTCAGCCTTTGGGTGCCCTGCAGACCTCGATCAGCCGTAAAATACCTGTTACTCGTTCGGTAACGCAACGGGAAAAGCAGAGCTTAAATCTACAGGTTTATCCTAATCCTAGTTCCGGCGGCGTTCTTCATGTTCAAGTGAACGGTTATTCCAGCCAGGAAACAGTTAATATTCTTCTGCACGATGCGCTGGGCAGAATGGTTCAATCTAAAACTTTGTACTTACACGCTAATGGCTCCGCTCAAACGGAAATACCGGTCCAAAACTATAAACGAGGCTATTATATTATAAGCGCGCAAGGCAGATCCGGCAGAAAGCAGATGAAAGTACTCGTTGAGTAG
- a CDS encoding Kelch repeat-containing protein — protein sequence MKQAYIYFARGKQQGLQLYSILLLTGLLFLQANFSFAQWTRKADALRKRSECPSVLYNNKIYVFGGFGEYPNLEPASEVYDPATNKWTLRASFPSGKAVSHQGVVLVDDKIWHIGGRAKDTNGPATSQVIIYDITNNRWLNGPQLKNPATGQALPLGGVEPH from the coding sequence ATGAAACAAGCTTACATTTACTTTGCCAGAGGGAAACAGCAGGGATTACAGCTTTACTCCATTCTTTTACTTACCGGATTACTATTTTTACAGGCTAATTTTTCTTTTGCGCAATGGACCCGCAAAGCAGATGCCCTTCGCAAACGTTCTGAGTGCCCCAGCGTTTTATATAATAACAAAATATATGTATTCGGCGGTTTTGGAGAGTATCCCAATCTTGAACCAGCCAGTGAAGTATATGATCCGGCCACAAATAAATGGACGTTGCGAGCCTCTTTTCCTAGTGGCAAAGCCGTAAGCCATCAAGGCGTAGTACTCGTAGACGATAAAATCTGGCACATTGGTGGCCGGGCCAAAGATACCAACGGACCGGCCACCAGCCAGGTGATTATTTACGACATTACAAATAACCGGTGGCTAAATGGCCCACAATTGAAAAATCCGGCTACCGGACAGGCGCTGCCTTTAGGGGGGGTGGAGCCGCATTAA
- a CDS encoding mevalonate kinase family protein has translation MIIEARAYARAAILGNPSDGYFGKTISLIVKNFGAHILLYQTPELVIEPQPQDINQFKNIFQLQDQVNLTGYHGGAPLLKAAIKKFVEYCQQQQIKLDNKNFTIRYNSSIPRQIGLAGSSAIIIATLRGLMQFYNVQIPQEILPNLALAVETEELGINAGLQDRVIQTYEGCVYMNFDKQLLAEKKHGLYEPLDPDLLPNLYIAYKTELGKVSGKVLNDIKTRYDKGDPHVINTLNRIASLADAGKTALLQRDYTTLHQLMNENFDQRCQIMKISESNMELINTARQCGASATFTGSGGSVIGIYENDEMLNKLVAEMRKVNARVIKPTIV, from the coding sequence ATGATTATTGAAGCCCGTGCATACGCCAGAGCCGCTATCTTAGGCAACCCCTCGGATGGTTATTTTGGTAAAACTATTTCGCTGATTGTTAAAAATTTTGGGGCGCATATTTTATTATACCAAACCCCGGAGTTAGTAATTGAACCTCAACCCCAGGACATTAATCAGTTTAAAAATATTTTTCAGTTACAAGACCAGGTAAATTTAACGGGCTATCACGGAGGCGCGCCCTTGCTGAAAGCGGCCATTAAAAAGTTTGTGGAATATTGCCAGCAGCAACAAATTAAACTTGATAATAAGAACTTTACCATCCGCTATAATTCGTCTATTCCGCGCCAGATTGGGCTGGCGGGTAGCAGCGCTATTATAATTGCTACTTTGCGGGGCTTAATGCAGTTTTACAACGTACAAATTCCCCAGGAGATTTTACCTAATCTGGCTCTAGCCGTAGAAACCGAAGAACTAGGCATAAACGCGGGTTTGCAGGATCGCGTTATTCAAACGTACGAAGGTTGCGTGTACATGAATTTTGACAAACAGCTACTGGCCGAAAAAAAACACGGCTTGTACGAACCACTCGATCCTGACTTACTGCCTAACTTATATATTGCGTATAAAACGGAATTGGGCAAAGTATCGGGCAAAGTGCTGAACGATATCAAAACCCGTTACGATAAAGGCGACCCGCACGTAATTAACACTTTAAACCGAATTGCAAGTTTAGCCGATGCCGGCAAAACCGCTTTGCTTCAGCGCGATTACACCACCTTGCACCAACTAATGAACGAGAATTTCGACCAGCGCTGCCAGATTATGAAAATCAGCGAGAGCAATATGGAGTTGATCAATACGGCCCGGCAATGCGGGGCTTCGGCCACCTTTACCGGTTCCGGCGGTTCGGTAATTGGTATCTACGAAAACGACGAAATGCTAAACAAACTCGTAGCCGAAATGCGCAAAGTAAACGCCCGGGTGATAAAGCCTACGATAGTGTAA
- the galU gene encoding UTP--glucose-1-phosphate uridylyltransferase GalU produces the protein MVKKAVIPAAGFGTRFLPATKAQPKEMLPIIDTPTIQYVVQEAVDSGIEDILIITGKGKGAIADHFDRSFELEQRLEEKNEEALYKEMRRLSEMANIYFIRQKEINGLGDAIYHAKSHTGTEPFAVLLGDTVIDSIIPVTQQLIDIYQQYQATVIAVEVVPHDKVNRYGIVGGQNISDSIMELNTLIEKPAVETAPSNLAIAGRYILTPEIYRSLEETPKGKNNEIQLTDAMLHLLSTEKLYSCSIEGKRYDIGNKLDFLKTNVEFALKRKEFAAPFFKYLQEIVRTHELK, from the coding sequence ATGGTAAAAAAAGCAGTAATACCCGCAGCCGGTTTCGGCACCCGTTTTTTGCCGGCTACTAAGGCGCAGCCGAAAGAAATGCTTCCGATTATTGATACTCCTACCATCCAGTACGTGGTGCAGGAAGCCGTTGACTCTGGCATTGAAGATATTCTGATTATTACCGGTAAAGGAAAGGGTGCCATTGCCGACCATTTTGACCGCAGTTTTGAGCTGGAACAGCGCCTGGAAGAGAAGAACGAAGAAGCTTTGTATAAAGAAATGCGCCGCTTATCGGAAATGGCCAATATTTATTTTATCCGCCAGAAAGAAATTAACGGTTTGGGCGATGCCATTTACCACGCCAAAAGCCACACCGGTACCGAACCGTTTGCGGTACTCCTGGGCGATACGGTAATTGATTCTATTATCCCAGTTACCCAGCAGCTAATTGATATTTACCAGCAGTACCAGGCCACCGTAATTGCCGTAGAAGTGGTGCCGCACGATAAGGTAAATCGGTACGGTATTGTGGGCGGCCAGAATATCAGCGATTCCATTATGGAGTTAAATACCTTAATTGAAAAACCGGCCGTAGAAACGGCTCCATCTAACCTGGCCATTGCCGGTCGGTACATTTTAACGCCCGAAATTTACCGATCTCTCGAAGAAACACCCAAAGGAAAAAACAACGAAATTCAGCTAACCGATGCCATGCTGCATTTGCTGAGCACCGAAAAACTGTACTCCTGCTCCATCGAGGGCAAACGCTACGATATTGGTAATAAGCTTGATTTTCTTAAAACCAACGTGGAATTTGCCTTAAAACGCAAAGAGTTTGCCGCTCCCTTTTTTAAATACCTGCAGGAGATCGTTCGTACCCACGAACTGAAGTAA
- a CDS encoding lipid A deacylase LpxR family protein — MLFFFFSLTTRASVAADSTTINSTRLFYFIFDNDATFKVDYYYTQGIGVVHYNPAFRKSPINKVLIQPSKSRSEQFYGLAYKYDSFTPTNIRDPNIRLGDRPYASYMFVTQVAGTTDKIRHERFTSSLDLGFLGPATGAGKFQRAIHEYLHHGVPQGWKYQIKTDLILNYNLDYQKEILRTQPLELLGEAGASLGTLYTNARAGAYLRFGWMNSYFSDLGISNKAARSQESLRKFQFYAFGRTQGKLVGYNATMQGGIFNSNNIYTLAPNEISRTVLESQTGLVCIIKGMRLESAVSFISPEFKGSRRHKWMHFNVGFAF, encoded by the coding sequence TTGCTTTTCTTCTTTTTTTCGCTAACAACAAGAGCCAGTGTAGCTGCCGATTCTACCACTATTAACTCTACCAGGCTGTTTTACTTTATTTTTGATAACGACGCTACCTTTAAAGTGGATTATTATTATACGCAAGGAATTGGGGTAGTACATTACAATCCGGCATTTCGCAAATCGCCGATAAACAAAGTTTTAATCCAGCCCAGCAAATCCCGCTCCGAACAGTTTTACGGTCTGGCTTATAAATACGATAGTTTTACCCCAACCAACATTCGCGATCCTAATATTCGCCTCGGTGACCGGCCGTATGCCTCTTATATGTTCGTAACGCAAGTAGCAGGTACAACAGATAAAATCCGGCACGAAAGATTTACCAGCTCCCTCGACTTAGGATTTTTAGGGCCAGCCACCGGCGCCGGCAAATTTCAAAGAGCTATTCACGAGTACTTGCACCACGGCGTGCCGCAAGGCTGGAAATACCAGATTAAAACCGATTTAATTTTAAATTATAACCTTGATTATCAGAAAGAGATTTTGCGCACCCAGCCGCTTGAGTTACTAGGCGAAGCCGGTGCCAGCCTGGGTACTTTGTACACGAATGCTCGGGCGGGAGCTTACCTGCGGTTTGGCTGGATGAATTCTTATTTTTCTGATTTGGGTATCAGCAACAAAGCCGCACGTAGCCAGGAGAGTTTACGAAAATTTCAGTTTTACGCTTTCGGGCGAACGCAAGGCAAACTAGTAGGATACAACGCTACTATGCAGGGCGGAATTTTTAACTCAAACAATATTTATACGCTAGCGCCTAACGAAATTTCCCGCACTGTACTCGAAAGTCAGACGGGTTTAGTTTGTATAATCAAAGGCATGCGCCTGGAAAGCGCCGTTTCCTTTATTTCTCCGGAATTCAAAGGTAGTCGTCGCCACAAATGGATGCACTTTAATGTGGGCTTTGCTTTTTAG
- a CDS encoding DUF4112 domain-containing protein: protein MRPSSTTTIPDERLKWVETLSRVMDSQFRLPGTQFKFGLDPLLGFIPVAGALSTYAVSGLLVFTMARYGVSRKVVILMLINIFLDSLIGSIPLIGNLFDFVYKANDRNVRLLRRHYQEGTHAGSGTGILLLIALFLLVLMGLLFYGIWTLSAYLWQHLQLIFSSY from the coding sequence ATGCGACCCTCATCCACCACTACTATCCCCGACGAACGCCTGAAATGGGTAGAAACCTTGTCTCGTGTAATGGACAGCCAGTTTAGATTACCCGGCACGCAGTTTAAATTTGGCTTAGATCCGCTTTTAGGTTTTATTCCTGTAGCGGGTGCGCTTTCCACTTATGCGGTATCGGGACTTTTGGTCTTTACCATGGCTCGTTACGGCGTTAGCCGGAAAGTAGTTATTCTAATGCTGATTAATATTTTTCTGGACTCCTTGATCGGCAGTATTCCGCTTATTGGTAATCTCTTCGATTTTGTGTATAAAGCCAATGACCGCAATGTGCGTTTACTTCGCCGCCATTACCAGGAAGGTACACACGCGGGCAGCGGTACCGGTATTCTGCTTTTAATTGCCTTATTTTTATTAGTTCTGATGGGCTTACTATTTTACGGTATCTGGACCTTGAGCGCGTATTTGTGGCAACACCTGCAACTTATTTTTAGCAGTTATTAA
- a CDS encoding RDD family protein, which produces MNFSIVKFWPRVFALLIDIVSLGTFGFILGLFFKDAFVKLGNNGILIGFSISLLYFTVLNSYLQEGQTFGKKLMKIQVIDEDEKFLTLQKSFLRSLILLLPYFLLDFKFPGVAVESSFNQAKSLICTIFIVGVILLYILNKFNRKTLHDFILKTYVVSEGQEFEPMEIKRVKPYIFYIYGSIASLLMFLFFININRNFPELDELVLVKNELEKVEGVKEAGAYRNTTTYIESGETKVTESFTSNIFVDQALKNQGGVESLEHSPLIKDVVKTILTKYPSAKKQMS; this is translated from the coding sequence ATGAACTTTTCAATTGTTAAATTTTGGCCTAGGGTATTTGCCCTATTAATAGACATTGTATCCCTAGGTACTTTTGGCTTTATATTAGGCCTTTTCTTTAAAGATGCTTTCGTGAAATTAGGCAACAATGGTATTTTGATTGGCTTTTCGATTAGCCTATTGTATTTTACTGTTTTAAACTCCTATTTACAAGAAGGGCAAACATTTGGAAAGAAATTAATGAAAATTCAGGTGATAGATGAAGATGAAAAGTTTTTAACCCTGCAAAAATCATTTTTAAGGTCCTTAATCTTATTACTTCCCTATTTTTTGTTAGACTTCAAATTTCCCGGTGTAGCTGTAGAATCTTCTTTTAATCAGGCAAAAAGTTTAATCTGCACTATATTTATAGTTGGGGTAATTTTACTTTACATTTTAAATAAGTTTAACAGGAAAACTCTCCATGACTTTATCCTAAAAACTTATGTTGTTTCTGAGGGACAAGAATTTGAACCAATGGAAATTAAAAGAGTTAAACCTTATATATTTTATATTTATGGAAGCATTGCATCCCTTTTGATGTTTTTATTTTTTATTAATATAAATAGAAATTTCCCTGAATTAGATGAGCTTGTTTTAGTTAAGAATGAGTTGGAAAAAGTAGAAGGAGTTAAAGAAGCTGGTGCTTACCGGAATACGACTACTTATATTGAATCAGGAGAGACAAAGGTTACTGAAAGCTTTACAAGTAATATATTTGTTGATCAAGCCCTTAAAAATCAAGGGGGAGTTGAATCCTTAGAACATTCTCCCTTAATTAAAGACGTTGTAAAAACTATTTTAACCAAATATCCTTCAGCAAAAAAACAAATGTCATAG
- a CDS encoding BlaI/MecI/CopY family transcriptional regulator — translation MTDIQPVKPTETELEILQLLWEHGPSTVRFVNEKQNENKEVGYTTTLKIMQIMAEKNFIAADKSSRSHVYQALLPEEDTQRQLLDKFLDTAFRGSASKLVLQALGNHRTSEDELNQIRHLLDKLEGGQQ, via the coding sequence ATGACAGATATTCAACCTGTAAAACCAACCGAAACGGAATTGGAAATCCTGCAACTATTGTGGGAGCATGGGCCTAGTACGGTACGTTTTGTAAACGAAAAACAAAACGAAAACAAAGAAGTAGGCTATACCACCACCCTAAAAATTATGCAGATTATGGCCGAAAAAAACTTTATCGCCGCCGATAAAAGTAGCCGGTCGCATGTTTACCAGGCATTACTGCCCGAAGAAGATACGCAAAGGCAGTTGCTCGACAAGTTCCTGGATACGGCTTTCCGGGGTTCAGCGAGCAAGTTAGTGTTGCAGGCTCTTGGAAATCACCGCACATCCGAAGACGAATTAAATCAGATCCGCCATTTATTAGATAAACTGGAAGGAGGTCAACAATGA
- a CDS encoding M56 family metallopeptidase, translating to MNYLPAFITPRLVEALGWTILHSLWQGALVAITLSVLMILLHRHSARIRYAVATMALFSTLVIAGITFIRTYQQVPQPVPVSNSIAREIQPSVTNSASKPMPALTPSGSTKSVLRGAILINFKYYFSKHLPVVVLVWLLGMLTMLLKFLGGLAYVQRLKHYKTYALGTAWNTRLANMAHSLRVKQSVRLFESALVKTPLVIGYLKPIILLPFGTIASLSPEQVEAILAHELAHIYRKDYLFNMLQAFVEILFFFNPAIWWMSDYVRVERENCCDDQAIAVCGNPLIYARALASLETIAVKSPRLTLAFAGKDGSLLGRIKRLVQQPNRRPTFSEGFLAACVLIVGLTLLSVSAVAGFKVAVKTVKKTSLPTVAKISQPKKVLVSPAEEVNNLEATILSFADSVSGKKSDLIIIKNKKGAITELYVDGQKIPKANIADFRKEIDAAMAVTQQAARLQPAAVPEQLAKTKKALKKLESNNNQYSFSYRGDFDDFSDVPVPPVPPVEPVPAVPSFEAFPPFPPFPSFPAKMKSPLEYLRSDEVTEKTLLVIDGKKTHKAKGQNPLAGLSDDNIRGINVLEGEKAAQKYGKEGKDGVVEVYTGPGKGHFFYYGSDEDDETLRQHAAHVSRAEDERLRYQDRMRENLRFQNDRNIARLKEQEIRMKAEEARMKEHEVRMKADEKRRMKEHEIRMQEHEARMKEHAIRAKEHEARAAQFEEIKKELVKDKLIDANSKNLSININQDGFTLNGVKQPAAIFEKYKKLFFPDRKDWSGSFNQSININED from the coding sequence ATGAATTACTTACCTGCATTTATCACGCCCAGATTAGTAGAAGCCCTCGGCTGGACTATTCTGCACTCGCTTTGGCAAGGCGCTTTAGTTGCTATTACCTTATCCGTACTCATGATTTTGCTGCACCGGCACTCGGCCCGGATCCGTTACGCAGTAGCTACTATGGCTTTATTTTCGACGCTGGTTATTGCCGGTATTACTTTTATTCGTACGTACCAGCAAGTACCACAACCCGTTCCGGTTTCTAACTCCATTGCTCGGGAAATTCAACCCTCGGTAACGAATTCGGCCAGCAAACCGATGCCTGCTTTAACTCCTTCTGGTAGTACAAAATCGGTGCTGCGGGGGGCTATTTTAATAAATTTTAAGTATTATTTCAGTAAGCATTTGCCGGTAGTAGTACTTGTATGGCTATTAGGTATGCTAACCATGCTGCTGAAATTTTTAGGCGGATTGGCCTACGTGCAACGGTTAAAACATTATAAAACCTATGCATTAGGAACTGCCTGGAATACCCGGTTAGCCAATATGGCGCACAGCTTGCGCGTGAAACAATCCGTGCGCCTCTTTGAATCGGCTCTGGTAAAAACCCCTTTGGTAATTGGTTATTTAAAGCCGATTATACTACTGCCTTTCGGCACTATTGCCAGCCTAAGTCCCGAACAGGTAGAAGCCATTCTGGCCCACGAACTAGCGCATATTTACCGAAAAGATTATTTATTTAATATGCTGCAGGCTTTCGTAGAAATATTGTTCTTCTTTAATCCGGCTATTTGGTGGATGAGCGATTACGTACGGGTAGAACGCGAAAATTGCTGCGACGATCAAGCCATTGCCGTTTGTGGTAACCCGCTTATTTACGCTCGGGCTTTGGCTAGTCTCGAAACCATTGCGGTAAAATCGCCGCGGTTAACTTTAGCTTTTGCGGGTAAAGATGGGTCGTTATTGGGCCGGATAAAGCGATTAGTACAGCAGCCTAATCGGCGGCCTACTTTTTCGGAAGGATTTCTAGCGGCTTGCGTACTTATTGTTGGTTTAACGCTTCTTTCGGTAAGTGCGGTTGCCGGTTTTAAGGTGGCGGTTAAAACGGTTAAAAAAACCAGCTTACCAACAGTGGCAAAGATAAGTCAGCCCAAGAAAGTACTGGTTTCACCAGCCGAAGAGGTAAATAATTTAGAAGCTACTATTCTCAGCTTCGCCGATTCTGTTAGTGGTAAAAAGAGCGATCTTATTATTATAAAAAATAAAAAAGGCGCTATTACCGAGCTTTACGTGGACGGCCAAAAAATACCTAAAGCCAATATTGCCGATTTCCGGAAAGAAATTGATGCCGCCATGGCCGTCACTCAACAGGCGGCTCGCTTGCAACCTGCCGCTGTGCCGGAGCAATTAGCTAAAACTAAAAAAGCATTAAAAAAGCTGGAATCGAACAATAACCAGTATTCCTTTTCTTACCGCGGCGATTTCGACGACTTTTCTGATGTTCCCGTTCCTCCTGTTCCCCCAGTAGAACCGGTGCCGGCTGTTCCGTCTTTTGAGGCTTTCCCACCGTTTCCACCTTTTCCTTCCTTCCCAGCTAAAATGAAGAGTCCTTTGGAATATCTGCGTTCCGATGAAGTAACGGAGAAAACATTACTGGTAATTGATGGCAAAAAAACGCATAAAGCCAAAGGCCAAAATCCGTTAGCTGGTCTTTCCGATGATAATATCCGAGGTATTAACGTACTAGAAGGAGAAAAAGCTGCCCAGAAATACGGTAAAGAAGGAAAAGATGGCGTGGTGGAAGTTTATACCGGACCGGGCAAAGGCCACTTCTTTTATTATGGTTCCGATGAGGATGACGAAACGCTCCGGCAGCACGCCGCCCATGTTAGCCGAGCCGAAGACGAAAGATTGCGGTACCAAGATCGGATGCGCGAAAATCTAAGATTCCAAAACGATAGAAACATTGCCCGCCTGAAGGAACAAGAAATACGGATGAAAGCAGAAGAAGCGCGCATGAAAGAGCACGAAGTTCGCATGAAAGCCGATGAAAAACGACGAATGAAAGAACACGAGATCAGAATGCAAGAGCACGAAGCTAGAATGAAAGAGCATGCCATACGTGCCAAAGAACACGAAGCCCGCGCCGCCCAATTCGAAGAAATTAAAAAAGAACTGGTAAAAGATAAATTAATCGATGCGAACAGTAAAAACCTCTCGATTAATATTAACCAGGATGGCTTTACGCTGAACGGCGTAAAACAACCGGCCGCTATTTTTGAAAAGTATAAAAAACTCTTTTTCCCGGATCGGAAAGACTGGTCCGGCTCTTTTAACCAATCCATTAATATTAACGAGGATTAA
- a CDS encoding DUF3667 domain-containing protein codes for MANRRKFNTCPNCAYQFHGVDNFCPNCGQENHNLNVPFKHLFLELLEGTLHFDTKFFHTIKLLLLQPGRLTERFVQNKRAAYVPPIRLYVFISFIFFLIIATDVLHEPDKGESGLKTSVTTSTVKRPANDPDPNLDLSDRSQYSRIAAMDKAQQLDSVLKANYFPTSPFARRSLSKVAKFLSYSKEEQTHRFYKNVSLLMFVFMPIFGLILKLAYFRQKRHFIQHLIFSIHFHCFIFLIFTVAIVLDALFHTDIIESIAMLGSIIYLFLALYYFYRQSRVRILFKGTGILILYSLALIMLAATAGILSILL; via the coding sequence ATGGCAAACCGAAGAAAATTTAATACTTGCCCCAACTGCGCCTATCAATTCCACGGAGTAGATAATTTTTGCCCTAATTGTGGCCAGGAAAATCACAACCTAAACGTTCCGTTCAAACACCTCTTCCTGGAACTGCTCGAAGGCACCCTGCACTTCGATACCAAGTTTTTTCATACTATAAAATTGTTGCTGTTGCAACCTGGCCGGTTAACCGAACGCTTCGTGCAGAATAAACGGGCGGCTTATGTACCCCCAATCCGGTTGTACGTTTTCATTTCGTTTATCTTTTTTCTGATTATAGCCACCGACGTCCTGCACGAACCAGATAAAGGAGAAAGCGGATTGAAAACTTCGGTAACTACTTCTACGGTAAAGCGGCCAGCCAATGATCCGGACCCGAATTTAGATTTATCCGACCGTTCTCAATACAGCCGCATCGCCGCCATGGATAAAGCCCAACAACTTGATTCTGTTTTAAAAGCAAATTATTTCCCCACTAGCCCCTTTGCCCGCCGTTCCCTGTCGAAAGTCGCTAAGTTTTTATCTTATTCTAAAGAAGAGCAAACGCATAGGTTTTATAAGAATGTATCATTATTGATGTTCGTGTTTATGCCCATATTCGGGCTGATTTTAAAGTTAGCCTACTTTCGCCAGAAAAGACACTTCATTCAACATCTTATCTTTTCCATTCATTTTCATTGTTTTATATTTTTAATTTTTACCGTTGCGATCGTACTGGATGCTTTATTTCATACAGATATTATCGAATCCATTGCTATGTTAGGAAGTATTATCTATTTATTTCTGGCGCTTTATTACTTTTACCGGCAAAGTCGCGTACGTATCCTATTTAAAGGCACAGGTATTTTAATTTTATACAGCCTGGCCTTAATAATGCTGGCTGCCACAGCCGGTATATTAAGTATTTTACTTTAA